aaacaaaaaaaactgccCCTGATAGATAAAATAACCTTTCTGACATCCTATAGGCAGATACAGAGCCAGCGGGAAGGTGGAGATCTTTTCTTCATTAGTCATGGGtgtaaaccaataaaccaatcagagtgtctcttgctcatcattctctttgagagtagatcaggtgagctctgactttggtggattgctattttaatggtgcagctacctggatgtgtccaacaaatgcttctcagcagaggaaactgagctgcactgttaagatatgaacgtgccaaagtcagagctcacctggttcttaaagggaacgacaactggcacactgattggtttattttaggttacgcccaaaattaaccacacccatgattaattaagagatttagttCCTGACTTTGCATTGTATTTTGAGCTGCAAATGGTGtcttttttgtgccctcatgatatcAAACACACACCGACagaccctaaatccagctgcatgatccaCAATTGGTTAAAATAGGACCCTTacaatgttacatttaaaatgtaacattGGGATATTTGCTTTGTTCTGTAAATCCGATCACCTAACTTTACATCTTCCTTCCTGTGTAACACTAGCCTATGCCACGACATCATACACTGTAAATGCTGCAAATGTAAATGGTAATAGTTAGTGAACTGTGACAGTTCAAAGTCTTTCAATCACCCAATCAGATCACACAGTACGGTTCCATTGGCGTCTGTGAAGTGATGCAGCATGGGAAGCATGCCCGCAACCGAACCCGCAGCTCCTTGTTAAAAGCAAAGCAGATGACAGGGTTGGCAGCAGTCTGGGCGAACGTGAGCCACACAGCGACGGTGAGGTAGACGTGCGGTATGTCGCCGAAGACACGGGCGTAACACGCGACTACGTAGGGCGCCCAGAGCAGCAGGAAGGTGAGCGTGAGCATGTAGAACATCTTTCCAATGCGCTTTTCCATCTTAAACTCGTCAAGGACCAACAACCTGCGTCCAGCGTCTCGCGGCGCCTGCCTCACGCCCACCAGCGCGGGCGGCGTGGGGCCGCGTCCGAATCCCGCAATCCAGTTGGCGGCAGCTTGACCCGTGGCGCCGGGTCCGTGGAATGTCCAGTTGTGGCTGACGGCAGGAACCGGCTGTGCCGGCTTCATCTTCCGGTGTCCGTAGACGAAGCACAGGGTCTTGGCGTAGACGGCGTGGGTGGTGACCACCACGGCCGCGAGGGTAAGCACCAGGCCCAGTGCGTCACCGGGCCGTGCAGGGGTGTGGCCTAAAGCGCAGTGTTCAGGATCACTTGGGAACACCCCTGAACCCGCTTCCAAAGCTGGTGGCAGGGCGGCTGCAGCAGAGAGCGCCCACGCCGCCGCCACAAGCATGGCACACGCACACGGTGTCACACGCTTGGCGTAGAAGCGATGGTGCGCAATAGCCAGGTAGCGCGTGAGGCTGGCGCCCAAAAGCACGAAGGCCACATGAAAGCAAAAGAGTGCAGCGAGCGCGGCGGCCGCACAGCACCATGCATGCGCCCAAGGCCAAACCCACGGACGCATTCTCGCACCGTGTGCGACCGTAGATGTCGCCGTCACCGTTGCAGCCACTGGAAAACCAAGAGCAGCACGTGCCGCGTCCGCCGCGCACAGGTCCAGTAGCAGGTAGTATGGTGCACGATGTAGTGAGCCGTCCTTTAGTACGAGTGCGCACAAGAGGGCGTTACCAGCCACGCTGGCGCACAACATCGCCCCCAGCGCCGCCAGCTGCACCGAGTCCTGAGGTCCACCGGGGTCGCTCGCGTTCGCCATCCAGGTGCTATGAGGCTCAACATGAACGTGGTCACGTGCCTCAAGGGTGCGGTCGCAAAAATGCACGTGCTGAGTTCATAATTCTAGCTGAATGCAAGATCAGGGCTCCTTCTGATTGGTCAACATCATCAGATCAGGTTCTCCTCAGACTGGTCCACAGGAACGTTCACAGGAACGAAGGAGTTCTGTGGTGCGGTGGTTGAGGGGGTGTTGATTAATCCATCATTCTGGAAGGTAAAGCAGAAAAGAAGGTATAGAGAAGGTGTATAAAAGGTATATAAGGGTTAAGAAAGTACAGAAGGAATAGAAAAGATCTACAGAATGTAGAGAAGGCAAAGTGAAGGGATAGAGAAAGGATAGAGATGATAAGGTGAAAATAAAGAAGGCATAAAAAAGCTAAAGCAGATTTAGAGAAGGAATAGACAAGAAATACATAAGGTAAAGCAGGTATAGAGATGGTAAAAAAAGATAAAGCGCTTAGCTGGATAGTCCTTATATCCTTACCAGACCATTAATAAAGGTTTGAGATAAAgctatataagatatataatgAATGTATAGAGAAGGTGGAGAGGGTATGGAGTAAGTAGAGAAAGTACAGAGATGGTATAGAGTAAGTGGAGAGGTATAGCGATGGTATAGAGTATAGGTATTCGATAGAGGATGTAGAGAAGGTAGAGAAAGTAGAGATAGAATAAAGATATAGAGTTggtaaagtcaagtcaagtaattatatataaattatatataaaaagtagAAATGTTAAAGATGGTATAGTGTTGGTACAGAAAACGTAGAGCAGGTATAGAGAAGGTATAAAGAAGGTAGGGATGGTACAGAAGATATAGAGAAGGTGCATAAATAGAGAAGACATCAAGAAGGTAGAGATGGTATAGGAAAGGTATTAATGGTATAGTGAAGGTAAAAATAATATAGAGAAGACAGAGATGGTATAGACAAGGTAAAGATGGTGTAGAGATGTATAGAGAAGTTAGTGAAAGTAGAGATGGAATAGTGAAGGTATAGAGAAGGTAGAGATGTATAGTGAAGATATAGAGTTGGTATAGAAAAGGTAGAGATGGTATAGTGACGGTATAGAGAAAGTAGAGATGTATAGAGAAGGTATAAAGATGGTAATGAGATAAAATCGAGAAGATAGAGATGGTTTAATGAAGGTAGAGAAGATAGAGATGGTATGGAGAAGGTATAAAGAAAGTAAAGATGGTATATTGATGGTATAGTAATGATATAGTGAAGGTAGAGATGTATAAAGAAGGTAGAGGTGGTGTAGAGATGGTTTAGTGATGGTATAGAGATGTATAGAGAAGGTAAAGAAGGTAAAAATCTCAGCTGGACGATCTTCATATCATGACCAGACCCATAACAAACACGCACCTTCTCCATAGGGCCTCGTTCAGCTCCACATCTTCagcatcctcctcctcttcactgAGAAGCTCCTGAATAAAACCCCCACAGCTGCGTCTCGCTGCTAAACAAAGCAGGACAGCGTTGGGTTCTCCACCGCCAGACAGATCCTCCACGCTCTGCTCTTCACCCCCTCAGCCCTAAGCAGAAATGCAGAAGTGTTCAGACGGGGGGTGATGGAGGGGCTGGTCTGGGTTTCCCTGTGTGACGAGCTCCGGCTGAAACGCTCTGATTCTGCTCCAGAGAGAACAGAGCAGCGCGGCGGGGACGATCCACCGACTGCTTAAAGAGACAGGATCCATTTTCAGCCCAGCTCTGAATACAGATACTCTGATACTCTGGTTTCTTCTGTTTTACAGATTGTACAAGTAAAAAAGTGGaggttaatatatttatttaaatctagTTTGACctatctatcttacaccctgcacaaggcaggCACAccttctttgcttttttagttgttttagtcTGCAAAAGAAAACCTGGGCTaaaatcttgtattttgaacCTGGCATTAGTTTCAGAttgagttcttgtgtgtgaaaacaaaccagcaagaACAAGCTCCTCCCACAAATGAGTCTAGAATCAGCCATaggagagaaggagaaggaaCTCTAAGAGTTTCAGAACTGACAGTCCATTACCAGTACCTGACAACGTTATTGCTTGACACACACTTAAAAACTTTAGTTACACACTGTTAcgacccggtctagggtcaggccataacagaaaatgagagggggctctctccccagaccctctgccagaccaaaacaggatgaatttattgataaaaataaggGAATGTGACTTCAGGAGTAAacataggccaaaataacaaataaaaccaactaacaaacaaagaaaactaactgaacctgcaaaataaagaaaacaaaatacataaactaccctgactccctgtcaccaaaacaggagaaaaaggtagcaaaacaaaaaGGCACTCCCCCCCTtactttacccaaagactaatgtatattgaagcaaaaactaaagcaacacacagaatgCAAAATGGCGGTGCcaggttggtctgagcaggaagttgttccaggtcaggaaaggggaggagccctgaacgtctctcccaggtcaggtttcctcttgcccttttatagagtgcgctcctggtggccaatcatggtcctgcaactaaaaactaaacacaaacagcacagaggacatacaaagaaaaaccaatacgaccaggggtcgtaacacacacacttataaatgCTAGAATAGGTTGTTTCACTAATACTATAGACTGAAATTGAAAATAAAATtcacatattcatttagaaaccaTGGTGTTGATTAAACACTGGCATTGTTGCtgtttaaaatatacataatcaactttttgtgtgtgtttagaacatttaaaattttctgtaactctgtaaaatacattattctattatttttgttaattaaagaAATACCAAGAAGAGTATACAAGttgtgcattattatttttaatgtaaagtttttagcttttagctcaatTTACCCCATTTATAGAGGACACACTCTATAAATCCCTCTATAgtttaacagtgatttactgatataacaggggaacAGAAAGTGATCAGACTCTATATAAACGGCTCTGATGTGTTTGAGACGcatgattctctctctcttttgctgtcaTTCCATTGGCTGCATGTAGTCACTATatctgactcccagtcgccgacttggtcagatatctagcatgccaaatatttacCTGAAAAACTCTCGATTTgtgactgaaaaactgggctaaaatcgtgtagtgtgaacctggcattaggttCAGAttgagttcttgtgtgtgaaaacaaaccagcaataaTGAGCTCCTCCCATAAATGATGCTTCTGAACTTATTTAGGTCATGTTAAAAAGAtattggcccaatcccatttcatcacTTAACTTAGACCTACCCCTCGGTTTTATGCATTCGTCTTTAAAGTATCCCGATTgtattatttgtatgttttaaagAGTGTGTATAGTACTTTTTTAATCAAAAGTGAGTTTATTCTGTTCTGCTCTAAGGTTGTAAATAGGAGTTTGTGTGGTTAAGAGTGTTTTGAGGTTTAAGTTTGGGAAAATATTGGTATAAATTTCTGAGAAATGCTTTTAAGCAATTCTGTTCACTTTCTTATTGTTTCATCTTTATTTTCATCCAAAGTCAAAGTCTgtgtttttgttaaatatatttcattgtacAGTAATCAAAATATTCTGATATTGAACTCTTATTACAGTGAAAACATATACAGAAACATGAAAGGGATTTTTGATCAAGTGTGCACTCTAGTGTTCACAATAGGAAGTACAATTGAAAAAAATCCACTGGATAAAATAGGATATGCGCAGTGCATACtcttaaaatgtgaaataccAAATGCAAAGCATCATAAAACCTCTGTTTCTCAATGCTTCAGTGTTTTTCtccaataaaaataattaaaaaaacagcaaaattgaTGAAGCTTTAGCAATCCTGCACACAGAAAATTGTGACAATATCGGCTATGGTTCAAACTACTCGACTTATTGAGTCATCAGTCGTTGTCAACCGAAGAAAAACACCAGAACTAGCAATTCCaggccagagaatctctatagaggagaatacgcacttaaagtgagtccaacaagaacagtttcatataaagcaactgagtaaaatcagagtttatatcagagtttttatgtgtaatcagttttatactgaaaatgtCCTCAAAACAGatctatatcaaatgtttcagcactgcagacatcatttttttatcattttgagcatttaaacaTACTTTACCTGCATCTCCAGGATCAGATCTCTAACCAattagctcacagtagcagtaatgctagtgcttcacagtgtaaaacctgttttctgtagattAACTGAATTATACAGTCTCTCAATTATACACTTTCTTTGCTTCTTTTAGTAAAATGCattattctacttttttactaaaatgaaagaaatacccAGAACAAGTTGttcattaatgtttttaatttaaagtttccATTCCATTCACCCCATTTATAAAGGACTTACTTTTACCTTTGCTTCTTACcaagcaaaagtttggacacaccgtctcattcaatgtttagtGTTTTTTCCTCCAAAGTAAATCCAGGAAGTGATCCAGGTTATggaggaacacatatggaatcatgtagtaacttaaaaacagtgttaaacaaacctaaatactctgtgaagtatttagatgctcttgtctggagagctgttaacttaaacctcttcactactttacaactgatgctctcaaacacattaagagacacaaaattcaagtaattatctcttgatgagttcagcacagctgttaactgaaagcctgaattccaggtgactctacctcataaaactgattgaaaaatgaaaaatatacaacatattctTTTAAATACAGGGgattgtacaatgaaactgaaacacctgtcatcattttagttttaggttgcatggctaaattggagcagcctggtgttcagtcttcattaactgcacattgcaccagtaagagcagagtgtgaaggttcaattagcagggtaagagcacagttctgctctaaatattgcaatgcacactataacattatgggagacataccagagttcaaaagaggacaaattgttggtgcacgtcttgctggagcatctgtgaccaagacagcaagtctttgtgatgcatcaagagccacggtatccagggtaatgtcagcataccaccaagaagaaccaaccacatccaacaggattaactgtggacgctgtaagaggaagctgtctgaaagggatgttcgggtgctaacccggattgtatccaaaaaacataaaaccacggctgatcaaatcacgcagaattcaatgtgcacctcaactctcctgtttccaccagaactgtccgtcaccacaatcaattattgtgctctaaaaccaggtgtttcagtttcattctccaacccctgtatttcatCGTTTGGATGATCAGACTGCATGTGTTATTCAGTGGGTTACCGAAACTTGTCTGACCAACGGATAAATTGTTGTTGGACATTTGTAGAACCTCATTGGTTATCAGTCTGTATCCAGTGTTTAAGTGCAGCTCTCCTCTTGTAAAGGGCAGCACTTCACACCAGATCCCATTCACACAAGTGAAGAGGACACTCCAGAGACAACATTTCACAGACAAAATACATGTTTACACAATGAGGAGAGCTGTTGATAATCATTACTTGTTATCAGCAGCACTCTGGACTGGATAAGAGCGGAGAACATGGAGAATATGAGATTTTACTGCACTAAAATCAAACAAAACGTACAACAAAATATCAAAAACttacattaaaatgattttattaagCAAAACAATGTGAATGAAAGAATGCATAAATGATGATACACATATAGCATTTTTATAGACACCCAAGGATACATCATAATATAGTTATAATCACACAGTGTTAAATACAACCATTCCTGGAACACAGTCAAATTtgtatgttttcatatttttacacttaaataaaaGTGCTTATTGTTCATGTTTTTccatatattacatttttgtcTCCATCTAGTGGTTAGAATGGAGTCAGGGCAGGGATTTACTGCCTCAGTGTGTTGTGCTCTCACTGCTGTATAAAAGTACATTTTGTTTGTTAAAGCAATGATAAACCAAAGCCCAGCATTTTAGTATTTccacttattattaattaattagtttgtctattcattttttaattaagtaaattaatatATGTGATTACATATaacctatatgttacagtatgtcacatatCTCTGTATCTTATCTTTACCAGGCACATTTCATTGGTACCATATGGATACTGCACTGTTCtgactgttgtatttattgtattattttgttttagttttatgttgcattttatgttgtctattgtttgttgttctatgttgcaccatggttccaaaGGAACGAAATTAccttacactgtgtacctgtactcaataatgacaataaaagcctcttgacttcaCAGGTGAGATGGAGGTGGTGGACCTGAATTAAACTGCCCACAGGACGTTTCCCACAGGATGTTTCCTGCAGGATACTGCCCACGGGAAGCTTCCTAAAGAACATTGCCAGTAGGATACtatccacaggacactgcccacacgaTGCTGCTTACAGGACAATGCCCACAGGATACTGCCTagaggacactgcccacaggacactgcctacaggatgcttcccacaggacacttccaaaaggacactgcccacaggacaatgcccagagaaagctgcccacaggacaatgcctactggatgctgcccacaggaagcttCCCACAGGATGTTTCCtgccggatactgcccacaggaagctTCATAAAGAACATTGCCAGTAGGATACtatccacaggacactgcccacaagacgctGCTCTCAGGACAATGCCCACAAGATACTGCCTagaggacactgcccacaggacagtgCCCAGATAAAGCTTCCTAagggacactgcctacaggacactgcctacaggatgcttcccacaggacTCTTCCtaaaggacactgcccacaggacaatgcccaGAGAAAGCTGCCCACAGCACAATGCCTactggatgctgcccacaggaagcttCCCACAGGACACTTCCTACAGGACAATGCCTACATGATGCTTCACACAGGACACTTCCTAAAGGACTATCCACATGATGTtttctacaggacactgccctcagtacactgcccacaggatgatacTCACAGGACAAAGCCCACAGAAAGCTGCCCACATGATACTGCCCATAGGTTGTTCCACAGGATGCTTGCTGCAGGACaatgcccacaggactctgcccacagaaTGCTACCTACAATAAGTGCTCACAGGATGCTACTCACAGCACACTTCCTAAAGGACACTGCCAATAATATGCTATCCACAGGATGCTTCCTACAGGACACcccatgtgttagtcttcaccctcctggtgttttacTATTGATGgggaagtcctgatgagtggattaggtaattggccgtgtaaattggggagaaaatgagaaaaatttgaaataaaataaaaaatgctaaaaaggaTGCTATTCACAAGATGCTTCCTATAGGACACTGGCCACAGGACACTTCCTAAAGGACGATCCAGATAGGATGTTatccacaggacgctgcctacatgATGCTTCTTAAAGGACTCTGCTCACAAGACTCAGCAGTGACACTGctgcactgctgtatctgatccactcactgtaccaccagctcaacactcactaacacctcatacaccaccaccctgctaatcactgctgtatctgatccactcactgtaccagctcaaccacacactaacacctcatataccaccaccatgcaaatcactgctgtatctgatccactcactgtaccagctcaacactcactaacacctcatacaccaccaccatgctaatcactgctaatcactgctgtatctgatccactcactgtaccaccagctcaacactcactaacacctcatacaccaccaccatgctaatcactgctgtatctgatccactcactgtaccagctcaacacacactaacacctcatacaccaccaccatgctaatcactgctaatcactgctgtatctgatccactcactgtaccaccagctcaacactcactaacacctcatacaccaccaccatgctaatcactgctaatcactgctgtatctgatccactcactgtaccagctcaacactcactaacacctcatacaccaccaccatgctaatcactgctaatcactgctgtatctgatccactcactgtaccaccagctcaacactcactaacacctcatacaccaccaccatgctaatcactgctgtatctgatccactcactgtaccagctcaacacacactaacacctcatacaccaccaccatgctaatcactgctaatcactgctgtatctgatccactcactgtaccaccagctcaacactcactaacacctcatacaccaccaccatgctaatcactgctaatcactgctgtatctgatccactcactgtaccagctcaacactcactaacacctcatacaccactagcatgctaatcactgctgtatctgatccactcactgtaccaccagctcaacactcactaacacctcatacaccaccaccatgctaatcactgctaatcactgctgtatctgatccactcactgtaccaccagctcaacactcaccaacacctcatacaccaccaccatgctaatcactgctgtatctgatccactcactgtaccagctcaacactcactaacacctcatacaccaccaccatgctaatcactgctgtatctgatccactcactgtaccaccagctgaacactcactaacacctcatacaccaccaccatgctaatcactgctaatcactgctgtatctgatccactcactgtaccaccagctcaacacacactaacacctcatacaccaccaccatgctaatcactgctgtatctgatccactcactgtaccaccagctgaacactcactaacacctcatacacccccaccatgctaatcactgctaatcactgctgtatctgatccactcactgtaccaccagctcaacactcactaacacctcatacacccccaccatgctaatcactgctaatcactgctgtatctgatccactcactgtaccaccagctcaacacacactaacacctcatacaccaccaccatgctaatcactgctaatcactgctgtatctgatccactcactgtaccaccagctcaacactcactaacacctcatacaccaccaccatgctaatcactgctgtatctgatccacttactgtaccagctcaacacacaccaacacctcatacaccaccaccatgctaatcactgctgtatctgatccactcactgtaccaccagctcaacacacaataacacctcatacaccaccaccatgctaatcactgctgtatctgatccactcactgtaccagctcaacactcactaacacctcatacaccaccaccatgctaatcagtgctaatcactgctgtatctgatccactcactgtaccaccagctcaacactcaccaacacctcatacaccaccaccatgctaatcactgctgtatctgatccactcactgtaccagctcaacacacactaacacctcatacaccaccaccatgctaatcactgctaatcactgctgtatctgatccactcactgtaccaccagctcaacactcactaacacctcatacaccaccagcatgctaatcactgctaatcactgctgtatctgatccactcactgtaccagctcaacactcactaacacctcatacaccaccaccatgctaatcactgctgtatctgatccactcactgtaccaccagctcaacacacactaacacctcatacaccaccaccatgctaatcagtgctaatcactgctgtatctgatccactcactgtaccaccagctcaacactcaccaacacctcatacaccaccaccatgctaatcactgctgtatctgatccactcactgtaccagctcaacactcactaacacctcatacaccaccaccatgctaatcactgctaatcactgctgtatctgatccactcactgtaccaccagctcaacacacactaacacctcatacaccaccaccatgctaatcactgctaatcactgctaatcactgctgtatctgatccactcactgtaccaccagctcaacacacactaacacctcatacaccaccaccatgctaatcactgctgtatctgatccactcactgtaccaccagctcaacactcactaacacctcatacaccaccaccatgctaatcactgctgtatctgatctactcactgtaccaccagctcaacacacactaacacctcatacaccaccataatttaaaatacattcaGTTGAACGTTAGTTAAATGAGCATCTATGAGGTATTTATAATCTATGaggaccatccaaataaatagtaatataatgtataaagAG
This DNA window, taken from Astyanax mexicanus isolate ESR-SI-001 chromosome 5, AstMex3_surface, whole genome shotgun sequence, encodes the following:
- the gpr27 gene encoding probable G-protein coupled receptor 27, giving the protein MANASDPGGPQDSVQLAALGAMLCASVAGNALLCALVLKDGSLHRAPYYLLLDLCAADAARAALGFPVAATVTATSTVAHGARMRPWVWPWAHAWCCAAAALAALFCFHVAFVLLGASLTRYLAIAHHRFYAKRVTPCACAMLVAAAWALSAAAALPPALEAGSGVFPSDPEHCALGHTPARPGDALGLVLTLAAVVVTTHAVYAKTLCFVYGHRKMKPAQPVPAVSHNWTFHGPGATGQAAANWIAGFGRGPTPPALVGVRQAPRDAGRRLLVLDEFKMEKRIGKMFYMLTLTFLLLWAPYVVACYARVFGDIPHVYLTVAVWLTFAQTAANPVICFAFNKELRVRLRACFPCCITSQTPMEPYCVI